One Diospyros lotus cultivar Yz01 chromosome 1, ASM1463336v1, whole genome shotgun sequence genomic window carries:
- the LOC127799454 gene encoding uncharacterized protein LOC127799454 isoform X2: protein MTRFCTCTALASSVDLSEKRKQFHKITCKTCGRPLVYEIGPPSASMLSTVNPKSTNLINPELTWKTVPKGFRSERSRKQAWSLNVDVQHDCKSTKRDELSVSESEKLGVDVLGRHFSDEIKHVPYKKRRFMLQSPSPPSRSPSPHCEQSISSGPQTSSPQPEDFDWTADSKCASSQQFLSSSIFNREPGSFDGSIAVKSCQRSENTLANGAPSDVTDTKLCYIDDFSGIALLATAACNNSIIDDSQNPKDNQPVCEVLTSVGIDISERATPLERSMTSSEKGNLFLKNLAHEDNVDGSMLQNSSVAVPQNFHGMIDCETGKRSASIKDERLHWDLNTVMEAWELPHDNQNTCSTRNDLEHISDDDVHCVKSEKSEGCARRVGPDNAPELSTISTEATKVSTQVFVNDKTLDFSPCPVSNPISNSPLSRENIDASSKNVVSQTREDCSGTSSMQQLIQTATCTEDAHFGKHDVLLDLEITEKVDSIQQNTDSKEAFDLIDNGTSSTELASSITNVEYSVCKLGKGHPSYPSPECENIDMLDANLGLQPAVAVDVERKQHKVVPGAHATPRESSLHVDLNDPESFPSLGKVGVEVHSDDGYDSDVSPGDHGGTIGAKKMTGSKAGYESPFEDGELRESGLHSWEENEVEGEIERVDYDSDNRDEDDLDVAPQCMPDFGSESCENDNNGSLAETVVHSGRPNALKESSPSVSLNKISEQGKLPEGCECSTNRAGETNNKVLVSNSMRGLDIEGSSTGEVRSRETGEKLSSRIEGPSVSDGLQRKNRGSYDSYFQARKVSPSAKYLGRDRPARPMQNESQGDDQWIDSPTGYGDSRNNYQHGHSQGTGRFRPTRNSASSAMRIDGFAYCHRRSINHSLKGDFRPAIRRISGDGDAYNVRDTTSATDNSRIRRRDRYEIYQQGVNRGPRVEYRGPMFDDPASSSVHLSHDLARRERSVSPVLSRGASFSQYRWKSRSRSRTRSPLAWHIQRERNMGARRLSRSPDFRSDARMQRTRMPFQNSDFAEDGEDVFMSPSRIHYSPQRHSRWIDRNYIGPRFRQRKSPGRFLWRNPRFGSGGGSGRMMPDDRPRSTTRPGRFTELSAGTGRAHKYNGNDYERTKYSDKYEMIHQVKRSDTGGTLKRFRYDPEDCFEI from the exons ATG ACTCGCTTCTGTACTTGCACAGCGTTAGCATCTTCTGTGGACTTGagtgaaaaaagaaagcaatttCATAAGATTACTTGCAAGACTTGTGGAAGACCTTTAGTGTATGAAATAGGGCCTCCATCTGCAAGCATGCTTAGCACAGTCAATCCaaaaagtacaaatcttatCAATCCAGAGTTGACTTGGAAGACAGTGCCCAAAGGTTTTAGGAGTGAGCGTTCTAGGAAACAAGCCTGGAGCTTGAATGTGGACGTGCAACACGATTGTAAGAGCACGAAAAGGGATGAGTTGTCAGTTTCGGAGTCAGAGAAG CTTGGTGTAGATGTTCTTGGCCGGCATTTCTCTGATGAAATTAAACACGTACCATATAAGAAAAGGAGATTTATGCTCCAATCTCCATCACCACCATCGCGGAGTCCTTCACCACATTGTGAACAGTCTATATCATCTGGGCCTCAGACCTCTTCTCCACAACCTGAAGATTTTGATTGGACTGCAGATAGTAAATGTGCTTCAAGTCAACAGTTCTTGTCAAGTTCAATATTCAACCGGGAACCGGGGTCATTTGATGGTTCAATAGCAGTAAAGTCCTGTCAACGTTCTGAGAATACTTTGGCTAATGGAGCACCATCTGATGTGACAGATACAAAGCTTTGTTACATCGATGACTTTTCAGGCATTGCACTGCTTGCCACTGCTGCTTGCAATAACAGCATTATTGATGACTCACAGAATCCTAAGGACAATCAGCCAGTATGTGAGGTATTGACATCGGTAGGCATTGACATTTCTGAACGTGCTACACCTTTAGAAAGATCTATGACATCCTCAGAAAAAGGCAATTTGTTTCTGAAAAACCTGGCGCATGAAGATAATGTGGATGGTTCGATGCTTCAGAATAGTTCTGTAGCTGTGCCACAAAATTTTCATGGTATGATAGATTGCGAGACTGGGAAGAGGTCTGCTTCTATTAAAGATGAAAGGTTACACTGGGACCTGAATACTGTGATGGAAGCATGGGAGCTACCCCATGATAATCAAAACACGTGCTCTACAAGAAATGATTTGGAACATATCTCTGATGATGATGTACACTGTGTGAAGTCAGAAAAATCAGAAGGTTGTGCCAGACGGGTGGGCCCTGACAATGCTCCTGAACTGTCAACAATTTCTACAGAAGCTACCAAGGTTTCTACACAGGTTTTTGTCAATGATAAAACCCTTGATTTTTCTCCTTGCCCTGTATCAAATCCCATCTCAAACAGTCCTCTTTCAAGAGAAAATATAGATGCATCTTCCAAAAATGTCGTCTCACAGACCAGAGAAGATTGTTCTGGAACTTCTTCCATGCAACAGCTAATCCAAACTGCTACCTGCACAGAAGACGCTCATTTTGGAAAGCATGATGTTCTCCTCGATCTGGAAATTACAGAGAAGGTTGACAGCATACAACAAAACACAGATTCTAAGGAAgcatttgatttaattgataatggGACCTCTTCAACAGAATTGGCTAGTAGTATCACCAATGTTGAGTACTCTGTATGCAAATTGGGGAAAGGACATCCTTCCTACCCTTCACCTGAGTGTGAAAATATTGATATGTTAGATGCCAATTTGGGACTCCAACCTGCTGTAGCTGTTGATGTGGAGAGGAAACAGCACAAGGTAGTGCCTGGAGCACATGCTACTCCAAGGGAATCATCGTTGCATGTTGATCTCAATGATCCTGAGTCTTTCCCAAGCTTGGGTAAGGTTGGTGTAGAAGTTCATAGTGATGATGGATATGATTCTGATGTTTCTCCTGGTGATCATGGTGGTACAATTGGTGCTAAAAAAATGACTGGAAGTAAGGCTGGTTATGAATCTCCATTTGAGGATGGAGAATTGAGGGAGTCAGGTTTACATTCATGGGAGGAGAATGAAGTTGAAGGTGAAATTGAACGTGTGGACTATGATTCTGATAATAGAGATGAAGATGACCTTGACGTTGCCCCCCAGTGTATGCCAGATTTTGGTTCTGAGAGTTGCGAAAATGACAATAATGGAAGTTTGGCAGAAACTGTCGTGCATAGTGGAAGACCTAATGCTTTGAAGGAGTCAAGCCCGTCAGTGAGCTTAAACAAAATTTCAGAGCAAGGTAAATTGCCTGAAGGTTGTGAATGTTCTACCAATAGGGCAGGTGAAACTAACAACAAAGTCCTTGTTTCCAATTCAATGCGTGGACTTGATATTGAAGGCTCTTCTACTGGAGAGGTCAGATCAAGGGAAACTGGTGAGAAATTGTCATCACGCATTGAAGGACCATCCGTTTCTGATGGCTTGCAGAGGAAGAACAGGGGCAG TTATGACTCATACTTTCAAGCTAGAAAGGTGTCTCCTTCAGCAAAGTATTTGGGCAGGGACAGACCTGCTCGGCCAATGCAAAATGAAAGCCAAGGGGATGATCAGTGGATTGATTCTCCAACAGGCTATGGGGATTCAAGAAACAATTACCAACATGGTCATTCACAGGGTACTGGGCGCTTCAGGCCAACAAGAAATAGTGCAAGTTCTGCAATGAGGATTGATGGATTTGCCTACTGTCACAGGAGATCCATAAATCATTCCTTGAAAGGTGATTTTCGACCTGCCATTAGAAGGATATCTGGCGATGGTGATGCTTACAATGTCAGGGATACCACATCAGCAACAGATAATAGCCGCATTAGGAGAAGAGACAGGTATGAAATATATCAACAAGGAGTAAACAGAGGCCCCAGGGTGGAGTACCGTGGGCCCATGTTTGATGATCCTGCCTCATCTTCTGTTCATCTGTCACATGATTTAGCAAGAAGAGAACGCAGTGTTTCTCCAGTCCTTAGTAGAGGTGCTAGTTTTTCCCAGTACCGCTGGAAGTCACGATCACGATCAAGAACTAGGTCTCCCTTAGCTTGGCATATTCAGAGGGAAAGGAACATGGGGGCCAGACGCCTCAGTCGATCTCCAGATTTCAGGTCTGATGCCAGGATGCAGAGAACAAGAATGCCCTTCCAGAACTCTGATTTTGCTGAAGATGGTGAAGATGTCTTCATGTCCCCATCAAGAATTCACTACTCCCCACAACGTCATTCCAGATGGATTGATCGGAATTACATCGGTCCTCGGTTCAGGCAAAGAAAATCACCTGGAAGATTCCTTTGGCGTAACCCAAGGTTCGGTTCAGGAGGTGGTTCTGGAAGAATGATGCCAGATGATCGTCCTAGATCTACAACACGGCCTGGAAGGTTTACTGAGCTGTCTGCTGGCACTGGCAGGGCACACAAATACAATGGCAATGACTATGAGAGAACAAAGTACAGTGACAAATATGAGATGATTCATCAAGTGAAACGCAGTGACACTGGTGGCACACTAAAGCGATTTCGGTATGATCCAGAAGATTGCTTTGAG ATCTAA
- the LOC127799454 gene encoding uncharacterized protein LOC127799454 isoform X1 encodes MTRFCTCTALASSVDLSEKRKQFHKITCKTCGRPLVYEIGPPSASMLSTVNPKSTNLINPELTWKTVPKGFRSERSRKQAWSLNVDVQHDCKSTKRDELSVSESEKLGVDVLGRHFSDEIKHVPYKKRRFMLQSPSPPSRSPSPHCEQSISSGPQTSSPQPEDFDWTADSKCASSQQFLSSSIFNREPGSFDGSIAVKSCQRSENTLANGAPSDVTDTKLCYIDDFSGIALLATAACNNSIIDDSQNPKDNQPVCEVLTSVGIDISERATPLERSMTSSEKGNLFLKNLAHEDNVDGSMLQNSSVAVPQNFHGMIDCETGKRSASIKDERLHWDLNTVMEAWELPHDNQNTCSTRNDLEHISDDDVHCVKSEKSEGCARRVGPDNAPELSTISTEATKVSTQVFVNDKTLDFSPCPVSNPISNSPLSRENIDASSKNVVSQTREDCSGTSSMQQLIQTATCTEDAHFGKHDVLLDLEITEKVDSIQQNTDSKEAFDLIDNGTSSTELASSITNVEYSVCKLGKGHPSYPSPECENIDMLDANLGLQPAVAVDVERKQHKVVPGAHATPRESSLHVDLNDPESFPSLGKVGVEVHSDDGYDSDVSPGDHGGTIGAKKMTGSKAGYESPFEDGELRESGLHSWEENEVEGEIERVDYDSDNRDEDDLDVAPQCMPDFGSESCENDNNGSLAETVVHSGRPNALKESSPSVSLNKISEQGKLPEGCECSTNRAGETNNKVLVSNSMRGLDIEGSSTGEVRSRETGEKLSSRIEGPSVSDGLQRKNRGSYDSYFQARKVSPSAKYLGRDRPARPMQNESQGDDQWIDSPTGYGDSRNNYQHGHSQGTGRFRPTRNSASSAMRIDGFAYCHRRSINHSLKGDFRPAIRRISGDGDAYNVRDTTSATDNSRIRRRDRYEIYQQGVNRGPRVEYRGPMFDDPASSSVHLSHDLARRERSVSPVLSRGASFSQYRWKSRSRSRTRSPLAWHIQRERNMGARRLSRSPDFRSDARMQRTRMPFQNSDFAEDGEDVFMSPSRIHYSPQRHSRWIDRNYIGPRFRQRKSPGRFLWRNPRFGSGGGSGRMMPDDRPRSTTRPGRFTELSAGTGRAHKYNGNDYERTKYSDKYEMIHQVKRSDTGGTLKRFRYDPEDCFEVHNSRNDRRDIPRSARE; translated from the exons ATG ACTCGCTTCTGTACTTGCACAGCGTTAGCATCTTCTGTGGACTTGagtgaaaaaagaaagcaatttCATAAGATTACTTGCAAGACTTGTGGAAGACCTTTAGTGTATGAAATAGGGCCTCCATCTGCAAGCATGCTTAGCACAGTCAATCCaaaaagtacaaatcttatCAATCCAGAGTTGACTTGGAAGACAGTGCCCAAAGGTTTTAGGAGTGAGCGTTCTAGGAAACAAGCCTGGAGCTTGAATGTGGACGTGCAACACGATTGTAAGAGCACGAAAAGGGATGAGTTGTCAGTTTCGGAGTCAGAGAAG CTTGGTGTAGATGTTCTTGGCCGGCATTTCTCTGATGAAATTAAACACGTACCATATAAGAAAAGGAGATTTATGCTCCAATCTCCATCACCACCATCGCGGAGTCCTTCACCACATTGTGAACAGTCTATATCATCTGGGCCTCAGACCTCTTCTCCACAACCTGAAGATTTTGATTGGACTGCAGATAGTAAATGTGCTTCAAGTCAACAGTTCTTGTCAAGTTCAATATTCAACCGGGAACCGGGGTCATTTGATGGTTCAATAGCAGTAAAGTCCTGTCAACGTTCTGAGAATACTTTGGCTAATGGAGCACCATCTGATGTGACAGATACAAAGCTTTGTTACATCGATGACTTTTCAGGCATTGCACTGCTTGCCACTGCTGCTTGCAATAACAGCATTATTGATGACTCACAGAATCCTAAGGACAATCAGCCAGTATGTGAGGTATTGACATCGGTAGGCATTGACATTTCTGAACGTGCTACACCTTTAGAAAGATCTATGACATCCTCAGAAAAAGGCAATTTGTTTCTGAAAAACCTGGCGCATGAAGATAATGTGGATGGTTCGATGCTTCAGAATAGTTCTGTAGCTGTGCCACAAAATTTTCATGGTATGATAGATTGCGAGACTGGGAAGAGGTCTGCTTCTATTAAAGATGAAAGGTTACACTGGGACCTGAATACTGTGATGGAAGCATGGGAGCTACCCCATGATAATCAAAACACGTGCTCTACAAGAAATGATTTGGAACATATCTCTGATGATGATGTACACTGTGTGAAGTCAGAAAAATCAGAAGGTTGTGCCAGACGGGTGGGCCCTGACAATGCTCCTGAACTGTCAACAATTTCTACAGAAGCTACCAAGGTTTCTACACAGGTTTTTGTCAATGATAAAACCCTTGATTTTTCTCCTTGCCCTGTATCAAATCCCATCTCAAACAGTCCTCTTTCAAGAGAAAATATAGATGCATCTTCCAAAAATGTCGTCTCACAGACCAGAGAAGATTGTTCTGGAACTTCTTCCATGCAACAGCTAATCCAAACTGCTACCTGCACAGAAGACGCTCATTTTGGAAAGCATGATGTTCTCCTCGATCTGGAAATTACAGAGAAGGTTGACAGCATACAACAAAACACAGATTCTAAGGAAgcatttgatttaattgataatggGACCTCTTCAACAGAATTGGCTAGTAGTATCACCAATGTTGAGTACTCTGTATGCAAATTGGGGAAAGGACATCCTTCCTACCCTTCACCTGAGTGTGAAAATATTGATATGTTAGATGCCAATTTGGGACTCCAACCTGCTGTAGCTGTTGATGTGGAGAGGAAACAGCACAAGGTAGTGCCTGGAGCACATGCTACTCCAAGGGAATCATCGTTGCATGTTGATCTCAATGATCCTGAGTCTTTCCCAAGCTTGGGTAAGGTTGGTGTAGAAGTTCATAGTGATGATGGATATGATTCTGATGTTTCTCCTGGTGATCATGGTGGTACAATTGGTGCTAAAAAAATGACTGGAAGTAAGGCTGGTTATGAATCTCCATTTGAGGATGGAGAATTGAGGGAGTCAGGTTTACATTCATGGGAGGAGAATGAAGTTGAAGGTGAAATTGAACGTGTGGACTATGATTCTGATAATAGAGATGAAGATGACCTTGACGTTGCCCCCCAGTGTATGCCAGATTTTGGTTCTGAGAGTTGCGAAAATGACAATAATGGAAGTTTGGCAGAAACTGTCGTGCATAGTGGAAGACCTAATGCTTTGAAGGAGTCAAGCCCGTCAGTGAGCTTAAACAAAATTTCAGAGCAAGGTAAATTGCCTGAAGGTTGTGAATGTTCTACCAATAGGGCAGGTGAAACTAACAACAAAGTCCTTGTTTCCAATTCAATGCGTGGACTTGATATTGAAGGCTCTTCTACTGGAGAGGTCAGATCAAGGGAAACTGGTGAGAAATTGTCATCACGCATTGAAGGACCATCCGTTTCTGATGGCTTGCAGAGGAAGAACAGGGGCAG TTATGACTCATACTTTCAAGCTAGAAAGGTGTCTCCTTCAGCAAAGTATTTGGGCAGGGACAGACCTGCTCGGCCAATGCAAAATGAAAGCCAAGGGGATGATCAGTGGATTGATTCTCCAACAGGCTATGGGGATTCAAGAAACAATTACCAACATGGTCATTCACAGGGTACTGGGCGCTTCAGGCCAACAAGAAATAGTGCAAGTTCTGCAATGAGGATTGATGGATTTGCCTACTGTCACAGGAGATCCATAAATCATTCCTTGAAAGGTGATTTTCGACCTGCCATTAGAAGGATATCTGGCGATGGTGATGCTTACAATGTCAGGGATACCACATCAGCAACAGATAATAGCCGCATTAGGAGAAGAGACAGGTATGAAATATATCAACAAGGAGTAAACAGAGGCCCCAGGGTGGAGTACCGTGGGCCCATGTTTGATGATCCTGCCTCATCTTCTGTTCATCTGTCACATGATTTAGCAAGAAGAGAACGCAGTGTTTCTCCAGTCCTTAGTAGAGGTGCTAGTTTTTCCCAGTACCGCTGGAAGTCACGATCACGATCAAGAACTAGGTCTCCCTTAGCTTGGCATATTCAGAGGGAAAGGAACATGGGGGCCAGACGCCTCAGTCGATCTCCAGATTTCAGGTCTGATGCCAGGATGCAGAGAACAAGAATGCCCTTCCAGAACTCTGATTTTGCTGAAGATGGTGAAGATGTCTTCATGTCCCCATCAAGAATTCACTACTCCCCACAACGTCATTCCAGATGGATTGATCGGAATTACATCGGTCCTCGGTTCAGGCAAAGAAAATCACCTGGAAGATTCCTTTGGCGTAACCCAAGGTTCGGTTCAGGAGGTGGTTCTGGAAGAATGATGCCAGATGATCGTCCTAGATCTACAACACGGCCTGGAAGGTTTACTGAGCTGTCTGCTGGCACTGGCAGGGCACACAAATACAATGGCAATGACTATGAGAGAACAAAGTACAGTGACAAATATGAGATGATTCATCAAGTGAAACGCAGTGACACTGGTGGCACACTAAAGCGATTTCGGTATGATCCAGAAGATTGCTTTGAGGTGCATAACTCCCGTAATGACAGAAGGGACATTCCTAGAAGTGCCAGGGAATAG
- the LOC127797709 gene encoding proline--tRNA ligase, chloroplastic/mitochondrial: MGALRLPSLTSILASTSSTSSPSLLLRHHRFRLRRRLITATAHFSGQSTAEREVSPQTEDRGASNQKSRVQDRIITPRSLDFNAWYLDVIANAELADYGPVRGTMVIRPYGYAIWEAIQDYLNVKFKETGHSNMYFPQFIPYSFIEKEASHVEGFSPELALVTIGGGKELEEKLVVRPTSETIVNHMFTQWIHSYRDLPLMVNQWANVTRWEMRTKPFVRTLEFLWQEGHTAHATSHEAEEEALQMIDVYTKFAYEQAAIPVIAGRKSKVETFAGACKTYTIEAMMGDRKALQAGTSHNLGQNFSRAFGTQFTDENGQRQHVWQTSWAISTRFVGGIIMTHGDDTGLMLPPKIAPVQVVIVPIWKKDEEKTGVLNAALSVKEILRGADIRVKIDGSDQRTPGWKYNFWEMKGVPLRIEVGPRDVSSRTVVISRRDIPGKEGKVFGISMEASILVGYVTDKLDEIQSSLLQRATSFRNCNIVDVNSYDELKAAISEGKWARGPWSASDKDELRVKEETGATIRCFPFEQPEGRKKTCLMTGNPAEEVAIFAKSY; encoded by the exons ATGGGGGCGCTGAGACTGCCATCTCTCACCTCCATCTTGGCCTCCACCTCGTCCACCTCCTCGCCGTCGCTTTTACTGCGGCACCACAGGTTCCGCCTCCGCCGCCGACTGATCACTGCAACTGCTCATTTCTCCGGCCAAAGCACCGCGGAGAGGGAGGTTTCGCCGCAGACGGAAGACCGAGGCGCGTCGAACCAGAAATCCCGAGTCCAAGACCGAATCATAACGCCGAGGTCGCTGGATTTCAATGCTTGGTACCTTGACGTCATTGCCAACGCCGAGCTCGCTGACTACGGGCCGGTGCGGGGCACTATGGTCATTCGTCCCTATGGTTACGCCATTTGGGAAGCTATTCAG GATTATTTGAATGTTAAATTCAAGGAGACCGGGCACAGCAACATGTATTTTCCACAG TTTATACCTTACTCCTTTATAGAGAAAGAAGCTAGCCATGTTGAGGGTTTCAGTCCAGAATTGGCACTTGTGACAATTGGAGGAGGAAAGGAACTTGAAGAAAAACTTGTG GTCCGACCCACCAGTGAAACCATTGTGAATCACATGTTTACTCAATGGATTCACAGCTACCGTGACCTTCCGCTTATGGTCAATCAG TGGGCAAATGTTACAAGATGGGAGATGCGCACCAAGCCCTTCGTGAGAACTCTTGAATTCCTTTGGCAAGAGGGCCACACTGCCCATGCCACTTCCCATGAGGCAGAGGAGGAG GCATTACAGATGATTGATGTCTATACAAAATTTGCTTACGAGCAAGCTGCAATACCTGTTATTGCAGGTCGGAAATCAAAGGTGGAGACTTTTGCTGGTGCTTGCAAGACCTATACAATTGAAGCTATGATGGGAGATCGGAAGGCTCTTCAGGCTGGAACCAGCCACAACCTTGGTCAAAATTTTTCTCGTGCTTTTGGAACACAG ttcACAGATGAAAATGGACAAAGACAACATGTATGGCAGACATCATGGGCTATCAGTACTCGTTTTGTTGGCGGTATTATCATGACCCATGGAGATGATACTGGTTTAATGCTTCCCCCAAAGATTGCCCCAGTACAG GTGGTAATAGTGCCAATTTGGAAGAAGGATGAAGAGAAAACAGGAGTTCTGAATGCTGCATTATCCGTGAAAGAGATTCTGAGGGGTGCCGACATTAGAGTCAAAATTGATGGCTCAGACCAAAGAACACCAGGATGGAAATATAATTTCTGGGAGATGAAG GGAGTCCCCCTAAGGATTGAAGTTGGCCCCCGTGATGTTTCAAGCCGGACTGTGGTCATATCTAGGAGAGACATTCCTGGGAAAGAAGGGAAAGTTTTTGGGATATCTATGGAAGCGTCCATTTTGGTAGGTTATGTCACTGACAAGTTGGATGAGATCCAGTCATCCCTTCTGCAGAGGGCAACTTCATTTCGAAATTG TAATATTGTGGATGTAAACTCATATGATGAGTTGAAAGCTGCAATTAGTGAGGGAAAATGGGCAAGGGGACCGTGGTCAGCGAG TGACAAAGATGAGCTAAGGGTGAAAGAAGAAACGGGGGCAACCATCCGATGTTTCCCTTTTGAACAGCCTGAAGGCAGGAAGAAAACATGTTTGATGACTGGAAATCCAGCAGAAGAAGTTGCAATTTTCGCCAAATCATATTGA